A window of the Lactuca sativa cultivar Salinas chromosome 5, Lsat_Salinas_v11, whole genome shotgun sequence genome harbors these coding sequences:
- the LOC111898373 gene encoding uncharacterized protein LOC111898373, giving the protein METKLYEASLTGDVQSLNALLRQDQLILDRLSLTVTAFNETPLHIAAMRGHLHFATVLLTQNPKLSTALDTQRRTPLHLASANGNLDMVQEFIRLGSRDVCCFRDQDGLTPLHLAALNEHLEVVKALVTANQDAAKENIPVTGETILHMCVKYNRIEALKVLMELWDEQELAKMTDDGGNTLLHAAAINKHTQILNYLLKKPSIKATGNAVNRFGLTALDVLDQCPQDLKALESRQILMEAGVSKANDLRPFPKPPLQPPTISSSQTKRKGLLSRTWGRYLNDDKQWLEKQRGILIVAALVVAAMAYLSGINPPGGTISDTQNGRYSLGNAVQTEVDMDNFSQFVAYNTVTMIVPLAIVVLLISGVPLRNKFWMWVLTMGTLLAVVFMVATYLQSVAIMSPDMYVNSTTVWICLIWMLVCGVTALIHTIFFVVWVVMKLSNSKTPETQTTRNQDSFDI; this is encoded by the exons ATGGAAACAAAGCTTTACGAAGCATCTTTAACAGGTGATGTACAATCACTCAATGCACTACTCCGTCAAGACCAACTCATCCTTGACAGACTCTCACTCACAGTCACCGCCTTCAATGAAACCCCCCTCCACATCGCCGCCATGCGCGGCCACCTCCATTTCGCCACCGTGCTTCTGACCCAAAACCCAAAACTTTCCACGGCGTTAGACACCCAAAGACGAACCCCACTCCACCTCGCCTCCGCCAACGGCAACCTGGACATGGTGCAGGAGTTTATACGATTAGGGAGTCGAGATGTGTGTTGTTTTCGTGATCAAGATGGGTTAACACCTCTTCATCTTGCAGCTTTGAACGAACATCTTGAGGTTGTTAAGGCTCTGGTTACAGCTAACCAGGATGCTGCAAAGGAGAATATTCCGGTCACCGGAGAAACAATCTTGCATATGTGTGTTAAGTATAATCGGATTGAGGCGTTGAAAGTGTTGATGGAACTATGGGATGAACAAGAGTTGGCGAAGATGACAGATGATGGTGGAAATACTCTGTTGCATGCTGCTGCAATCAATAAACACACACAG ATTTTAAACTATTTGCTCAAGAAACCAAGTATCAAAGCTACAGGAAACGCAGTAAACAGATTTGGATTAACGGCGTTAGATGTTTTAGATCAATGTCCACAAGATCTCAAAGCACTCGAATCTCGTCAGATTCTAATGGAAGCCGGTGTTTCAAAAGCAAATGACCTCCGACCATTTCCTAAACCACCACTACAACCACCCACAATATCATCATCACAAACTAAACGAAAAGGGTTACTTTCAAGAACATGGGGTCGATATCTGAATGACGACAAACAATGGCTGGAAAAGCAACGTGGGATTCTCATAGTTGCCGCCTTAGTGGTGGCGGCGATGGCTTACCTTTCCGGTATCAACCCTCCCGGAGGGACGATTTCCGATACCCAAAATGGCCGGTATTCTCTTGGAAACGCAGTTCAAACGGAAGTAGACATGGATAATTTCAGCCAATTTGTTGCGTATAATACAGTCACCATGATTGTTCCTTTGGCGATTGTTGTTCTATTGATCAGCGGAGTTCCATTGAGAAACAAGTTCTGGATGTGGGTGCTTACGATGGGGACACTGCTGGCGGTGGTGTTCATGGTGGCGACTTATCTGCAATCGGTGGCGATCATGTCGCCGGATATGTATGTGAATTCGACGACTGTTTGGATTTGTTTGATTTGGATGCTGGTTTGTGGGGTTACGGCGTTGATTCATACTATCTTTTTCGTTGTTTGGGTGGTGATGAAGCTATCCAACTCCAAGACGCCTGAGACCCAAACGACAAGGAATCAAGATTCATTCGATATTTGA